GCCGCGGCGCAGCTCGGGCTTCACGATGTCGTCGAAGCGGATCGGTCGACGCGCCATCCGGCGCTGCCGCCGCCACGTGACGACGTCGGTCGCGGCGGCGATCGCCCCGGCGACCGCCGTGCGCGGGTGCCCGGGCTGCTCGAGGGCCCAGGCCATGAGGGCGGGATCGACCTCGCCCTCGACCCGGTAGTCCAGCCGGTCGCGCCAGTGCAGCATCAGCACGCGCGACTCGAACTGCGCGTCCAGCACCTTCTCGACGTCGCGCCGCAGTCCCGTGCGGTCCAGGTACGCCGCCACCTCCGGGTCGGCGTGCGGCGTCGTCTTGGCGGTCAGCACGAGGGTGCCGGGGCTGCCCTCGCCGGCACCGTCGACGGGTGGCTCCAGGCGGCACCACCACACGTGGCTCGGGAAGTCGACGATCTTGGCGCTCGGGGCGTCGGGCACCTCGACGTACCCCGCCCGCGAGACCCGCACCAGCTCGTCGATCACGCCGCCCGGGTCCGGGACGTGCTCCAGCAGGTTGGAGCAGATCGTGTAGTCGAACGCGCCGTCGGCGAACGGCATGTCCGCGGCGTCCGCCTCGAAGAGCGGCCGGGTCACCCGTGCCTCCTCCCGACCCGAGCGCTGCCCGCCGAAGCGGGCGTCGACGTACCGGTCGAGCAGCACGTCCGCACGCCACGACGGCTTGTCGCCGCTCCCGACGTCGAGCACGAGGGCGTCGTCGTCGACGGGGAAGGAGAGCCGCCGCTCGGCGAAGAGACGCAGCTGGGTGAGCACCGACATGCCGGGATTGTGTCAGGGCGCTCGATGCGGTTCCTGCCGAGGCGTCCTCTAGGCTCCCGCGGGTGAGTGGATCGAAGGGCACGCTGCGGGAGATGCTCCGCGGAGGAGCAGGCGTGGCGATCGCCATGGCGGTGATGAACGTCGGCACCTACGGCTTCACGCTGGTGGCGGCGCGCATGCTCGGCCCGAAGGAGTACGGCGCGGTCGCCGCGCTCATGGGCCTGCTGCTGGTCGTCAACGTGCTGTCGCTCGGCCTCCAGGCCACCGGCGCGCGCCAGGTCGCGGCCGACCCGAGCCACCGCGAGCGCATCGAGAACCGCATCCTCGTGACCGCCCGGCGCTCCGCCTGGGCGCTCGGCCTGCTCTGCCTCGTGCTCAGCCCCCTCGTGACCATCGCGCTCGACCTGGGCTCCTTCGTGCCCGCCCTCCTCGTCGCCGCGATCGCCGTGCCCCTCACCGTCATGGGCGGCCAGGCCGGCATCTTCCAGGGCGAGAAGAAGTGGACACCGCTCGCCGCGGTCTACCTGGGCATGGGCCTCGGGCGGCTCGGGTTCGGCGCGCTCGGTGTCTACCTGCGGCCCGACGCGACGGGCGCCATGGCCGGCGTGCTGCTCGGCGCCGTCGTGCCCGTGCTCATCGGCGGCTGGGCGCTGCGGCGCCGGCGCGGCGGCGAGGGCCCCGGGCCCGCCCCCATGCGCACGGTGCTGCGGGAGGTCGCCCACAACTCCCACGCGCTGCTGGCGTTCTTCGCGCTCACCAACGCCGACGTCGTGCTCGCGCGCATCACGCTCGACGCCCACGACGCCGGTCTCTACGCGGGCGGCCTGATCCTCGCGAAGGCCGTGCTCTTCCTGCCCCAGTTCGTCGTCGTCATCGCCTTCCCGGCCATGGCCTCGGAGGGCGCGCAGCGGATGTACCTCAAGGGCGTCGCCCTCGTGGGCGGCATCGGCGTCGTCGCGACCGCCGGCGCCTGGGCCGTCGGCGAGCTCGTGGTGGTCGGCTCCGGCGACGCCCGCCGCTCCCTCGTCGTCGAGTTCGTCGGCGGCGCCGAGTACGCCGAGATCGAGCACCAGCTGTGGCTCTTCGCGCTGCTCGGGACGCTGTTCGCGATGACCCAGGTGATGGTCTACGAGGTCGTCGCCCGCCAGCACCGCGGCGCCGTGTACGCCGTGTGGGCGGGCCTCGCCGTGCTCGGCGTCGTCGTGCCCGTCGCGGCGACCGCGACCGGCCTCATCTCCGTCGTCATCACCGTCAACGCCGCCGTGCTGGTCGCGCTGCTGCTCGTCGCCGTCCTCCAGGGCCGCGGCCACCGACCGCCGGCCGTGCCCGGGGTCGGCACGCCCGGCGAGCCGGGTGCGTCCGCCGCGACGGCGCCCGGCCCGGAGGCCGGGCCCGCCCCGACCTCAGTGCGCGGCGGCGTGCCAGCTGACGCCCGTGCCGACGGAGACGTCGAGCGGCACCCGTAGGTCGGCCGCGGAGGCCATCTGCTCCCGCACCAGCGCCTCCAGCCGGTCGCTCTCCCCCGGCGCCACCTCGAGCACGAGCTCGTCGTGCACCTGCAGCAGCAGCCGCGACGTCAGGCCCTGCTCCTCGATGGCGCGCTGCACGTTGAGCATGGCGACCTTGATGAGGTCCGCGGCCGAGCCCTGGATGGGCGCGTTGAGCGCCATCCGCTCGGCGGACTCGCGCCGCATCCGGTTGTCGCTGGTGAGGTCGGGCAGCTGGCGCCGACGCCCCATGATCGTCTCCGTGAACCCGGACTTGCGGGCCTCCACGACGACACCGGCGAGGTAGTCCCGGATGCCGCCGAACGTCTCGAAGTACTCGTCCATCAGCCCGCGGGCCTCGGAGGGCTCGATGCCGAGCTGCTGCCCCAGGCCGAACGCGGACAGCCCGTAGGCCAGCCCGTAGTTCATCGCCTTGATCTTGGCGCGCATCTCGACGGTCACCGCGTCGGGCGCCACGTCGAAGACGCGCGCCGCGGTGATGGAGTGGAAGTCGCGGCCCGAGCGGAACGCCTCGATGAGGAGGGCGTCCTCCGAGAGGTGCGCCATGATCCGCATCTCGATCTGGCTGTAGTCGGCCGTCATCAACGACTCGAAGGACGGGCCGACCACGAACGCCTCGCGGATCCGGCGCCCCTCCTCGGTGCGGATCGGGATGTTCTGCAGGTTGGGGTCGGTGCTGGAGAGCCGGCCCGTCGCCGCGATCATCTGGTTGAACGTCGTGTGGATGCGGCCGTCGGGCTGGACCGTCTTGAGCAGGCCCTCGATCGTCTGCCGGAGGCGGGCGACGTCGCGGTGGCGCAGCAGGTGCAGCAGGAACGGGTGCTCGGTCTTCACGTAGAGCGACTGCAGCGCGTCGGCGTCGGTGGTGTAGCCGGTCTTCGTGCGCTTCGTCTTCGGCATGCCGAGCTCGTCGAAGAGCACCACCTGCAGCTGCTTGGGCGAGCCCAGGTTGATCTCCTTGCCGATCACCGCGAACGCGTCCTCGGCGGCCCGGCGGACCTCCTCGGCGAAGTGGGCCTCGAGGTCCTCGAGCCGTCCCGTGTCCACCGCGACGCCCGTGCGCTCGAGCCGGCCGAGCAGCTGGATGAGCGGCAGCTCCACCTCGGCGAGCAGACGGGCACCGCCCACGGCCTCCACCTCGCCGTCGAGCGTCTCCGCCAGGTCGATGACGGCGCGGGCGTGGAGCATCGCCGTGTCCGCCACCTCGTCGCCGTGGTCGAACAGGGCCTCCTGCTCGCCGCTGGTCTCGGTGCGCAGCTCGCGGCGCAGGTAGCGCAGGGTCAGGTCGGCCAGCGCGTACGACCGCTGGTCCGGCTGCACCAGGTACGCCGCCAGCGCCGTGTCGCTCACCAGCCCCGCCAGCGTCCAGCCGTGGGCACTGAGCGCGTGCTGCGGACCCTTCGCGTCGTGGAGCACCTTCGGCCGCGCGGGGTCGGCCAGCCACCCGGCCAGCGCGGCCTCGTCCTCCGGCGTCAGGGTCGCGACGTCGACGTACGCCGCCAGCCCGGTCGCGTCGGCGAGGGCGACGCCCTCGACCGTCCCGGTGCCCGAGCCCCACGTGCCGCGCACGTGGACCCCGACGTGCTGCCCGCCGAGACCGTCGAGGAACGCGGCCACCTCGCCGGGCTCCAGCTGGCGGCCGGCGAGCTCGAACCCGCCCTCCTCGACGACCTGCTCCTCCTCGGCGCTGAGGGTGTCGATCGTGCGCTGCCGCAGCTCGCCGCGGAACTCGAGCTCGTCGAAGAGCGTCAGCGCCGTCGCCCGGTCCCAGGGCGCCAGGACGAGGTCCTCGGGCAGCGTCTCGAGCTCGAGGTCCCGCACGAGGGCGTTGAGCTGCCGGTTGCGGATCACGTCGCCGAGGTGCTCGCGCAGCGCCTCGCCCTTCTTGCCGGTGATCTTGTCGGCGTGGGTGATGACGTTGTCGAGCCCGTCGTACTGGTTGATCCACTTCGCCGCGAAGCCCTGGCCCACGCCCGGCACGCCCGGCAGGTTGTCGGAGGTCTCCCCCACGATGGCCGCCAGCTCGGGGTAGCGGTGCGGCGGCACGCCGTACTTCGCCTCGACCGCCGCCGGTGTCATCCGCGCCAGGTCGGAGACGCCCCGCATCGGGTAGAGCACCGTCGAGTGCTCGGTCACGAGCTGGAGCGAGTCGCGGTCACCCGTGAGGATCAGCACCTCCATGC
This Nocardioides alkalitolerans DNA region includes the following protein-coding sequences:
- a CDS encoding methyltransferase domain-containing protein; amino-acid sequence: MSVLTQLRLFAERRLSFPVDDDALVLDVGSGDKPSWRADVLLDRYVDARFGGQRSGREEARVTRPLFEADAADMPFADGAFDYTICSNLLEHVPDPGGVIDELVRVSRAGYVEVPDAPSAKIVDFPSHVWWCRLEPPVDGAGEGSPGTLVLTAKTTPHADPEVAAYLDRTGLRRDVEKVLDAQFESRVLMLHWRDRLDYRVEGEVDPALMAWALEQPGHPRTAVAGAIAAATDVVTWRRQRRMARRPIRFDDIVKPELRRGDGALLEKRVYRLDDGPAAPAAPAQ
- the polA gene encoding DNA polymerase I, which produces MPQSTTSATVTPAAEGRRRLLLLDGHSLAYRAFFALPVENFSTTTGQHTNAVYGFTSMLVNVLRDEQPTHVGVAFDVSRQTFRLEQYAEYKAKRNKTPGEFGSQLPIIEQVLSAFGITFLKKEGFEADDIIATLTTQALADGMEVLILTGDRDSLQLVTEHSTVLYPMRGVSDLARMTPAAVEAKYGVPPHRYPELAAIVGETSDNLPGVPGVGQGFAAKWINQYDGLDNVITHADKITGKKGEALREHLGDVIRNRQLNALVRDLELETLPEDLVLAPWDRATALTLFDELEFRGELRQRTIDTLSAEEEQVVEEGGFELAGRQLEPGEVAAFLDGLGGQHVGVHVRGTWGSGTGTVEGVALADATGLAAYVDVATLTPEDEAALAGWLADPARPKVLHDAKGPQHALSAHGWTLAGLVSDTALAAYLVQPDQRSYALADLTLRYLRRELRTETSGEQEALFDHGDEVADTAMLHARAVIDLAETLDGEVEAVGGARLLAEVELPLIQLLGRLERTGVAVDTGRLEDLEAHFAEEVRRAAEDAFAVIGKEINLGSPKQLQVVLFDELGMPKTKRTKTGYTTDADALQSLYVKTEHPFLLHLLRHRDVARLRQTIEGLLKTVQPDGRIHTTFNQMIAATGRLSSTDPNLQNIPIRTEEGRRIREAFVVGPSFESLMTADYSQIEMRIMAHLSEDALLIEAFRSGRDFHSITAARVFDVAPDAVTVEMRAKIKAMNYGLAYGLSAFGLGQQLGIEPSEARGLMDEYFETFGGIRDYLAGVVVEARKSGFTETIMGRRRQLPDLTSDNRMRRESAERMALNAPIQGSAADLIKVAMLNVQRAIEEQGLTSRLLLQVHDELVLEVAPGESDRLEALVREQMASAADLRVPLDVSVGTGVSWHAAAH
- a CDS encoding oligosaccharide flippase family protein codes for the protein MSGSKGTLREMLRGGAGVAIAMAVMNVGTYGFTLVAARMLGPKEYGAVAALMGLLLVVNVLSLGLQATGARQVAADPSHRERIENRILVTARRSAWALGLLCLVLSPLVTIALDLGSFVPALLVAAIAVPLTVMGGQAGIFQGEKKWTPLAAVYLGMGLGRLGFGALGVYLRPDATGAMAGVLLGAVVPVLIGGWALRRRRGGEGPGPAPMRTVLREVAHNSHALLAFFALTNADVVLARITLDAHDAGLYAGGLILAKAVLFLPQFVVVIAFPAMASEGAQRMYLKGVALVGGIGVVATAGAWAVGELVVVGSGDARRSLVVEFVGGAEYAEIEHQLWLFALLGTLFAMTQVMVYEVVARQHRGAVYAVWAGLAVLGVVVPVAATATGLISVVITVNAAVLVALLLVAVLQGRGHRPPAVPGVGTPGEPGASAATAPGPEAGPAPTSVRGGVPADARADGDVERHP